In the Symmachiella macrocystis genome, CATGAATCGTGACGCACCTGTCATGCCAGCGTCTGGCTGACGGTTAGTCGTCGTCAACCATTATCGGCGACGATTTCACGCTTGGGGCCTCCACGGGTCGCAGTCGCCAGAACTGCGCCAATATCGTGCCGGTGAGCATACACCCAAACGTATACAAAGCCGGTGGAATCATTGTGCTCGGTTCATCCGGATAGAGTTGGCTCGCCAAAACGGTTCCCAACCCGGCATTCTGCATGCCGACTTCCAGCGTCAGCGCCCGCCGCATCGGCTCACTGAACCGCAAGGCCTTGCCGCCGAGGAACCCCGCGGCATAACCGGCCACGTTGATCAGCAGCAGCGCGCCCCCCAATGTCGAAGCGTGCTCGGTGATGGCATCCCGCTTATTTGCGAACACAGCAGCGACGATCCACAGGATCGTTAAATTGGCAATCACCGGTCCCAGCCATTGCATCACCGACTGAAATTTGGGCAACCGCCGACTGAGCAAATGCCCGATCACGACCGGCCCCACCACTTGATACAGTAACTTGATCGAGACATCG is a window encoding:
- a CDS encoding bile acid:sodium symporter family protein, producing the protein MLQRYLLAWLSLLCLVAYFWPQWGPTSFDPFVESTPYLSYLIIVTMFAIGALLPSDEVRNVAAHWPTVLQGTLLQYTTMPLFAYGVGRLFGFGPELMVGVIIVGCVPGAMASNVLTLAAGGNVSYSVSLTTSATLLSPLFVPAAFWLFLGKSLTVSPVDVSIKLLYQVVGPVVIGHLLSRRLPKFQSVMQWLGPVIANLTILWIVAAVFANKRDAITEHASTLGGALLLINVAGYAAGFLGGKALRFSEPMRRALTLEVGMQNAGLGTVLASQLYPDEPSTMIPPALYTFGCMLTGTILAQFWRLRPVEAPSVKSSPIMVDDD